In Stieleria varia, one genomic interval encodes:
- a CDS encoding efflux RND transporter permease subunit codes for MSSRGGCNGPKRFTVGVSVLLLLAVLQLPVGSEYFPLDRRDQFYVTVTLPETATVSQTNVIVAQVEDTLKKLSSSSDEQGNPIERLRAMRSMTAFGAARWSLSVTPLPPASNTSEILIRTTSSEWTESMIRDLRRAVDEGDSERGIRPIAGARVTTKRVQMGPPAKPVELRVSGDGFANVSQLRRIADEVKLMLRDEPGTWDISDSWGIDSFQLDVEIDAEKANLSGVSNAKVADTLSAYYSGLKLTDFREGDHVVPVYFRLRPEDRVDLQSMDAAYVEGTNGKLPLNSVAKIVPSWQPGKIERRDQNRTVKVFAEVEDGVSGNDVVLRVWNSDRMARLRDSLPLGYKIEIGGALEESQDAASRMMISFGISFLAIILILVIQYNGWSKTLVILMTLPLAVIGAWFGLWLTDNPLGFMPQLGLLSLFGIVLNTGIIFIEFADILITQKSVVAARSESADGPIVGLTRQEFRECLVAAGKQRMLPIFLTTATTVGGLFPLALGGGPLWEGMAWLMIYGLLVATLLTLYIVPALYAIIVETFGVKPIETPIAAAPS; via the coding sequence GTGAGCAGTCGCGGAGGCTGCAACGGACCGAAACGCTTCACCGTCGGCGTTTCGGTGCTGTTGCTTCTCGCTGTGTTGCAGTTGCCGGTCGGTAGCGAATATTTTCCACTCGATCGACGCGACCAGTTCTACGTCACGGTGACATTGCCCGAGACAGCAACCGTATCGCAAACCAATGTGATTGTTGCTCAGGTCGAAGACACGCTGAAGAAATTGAGTTCATCGTCGGACGAACAAGGTAACCCCATCGAGCGGTTGCGTGCGATGCGTAGCATGACCGCGTTTGGCGCTGCACGCTGGTCGTTGTCGGTGACTCCGCTTCCGCCAGCGTCCAATACGTCGGAGATCTTGATTCGCACGACCAGCAGCGAGTGGACCGAGTCGATGATCCGTGATCTTCGCCGCGCGGTGGATGAGGGCGACAGCGAGCGTGGGATTCGGCCCATTGCGGGTGCTCGCGTGACCACCAAGCGAGTCCAAATGGGACCGCCGGCCAAGCCGGTCGAGCTCCGAGTCTCAGGCGATGGATTCGCCAACGTCAGTCAGCTTCGGCGAATTGCGGACGAGGTGAAGTTGATGCTTCGTGATGAACCGGGAACATGGGACATCTCCGATTCGTGGGGTATCGACAGCTTTCAATTGGACGTCGAAATCGACGCGGAGAAGGCAAACTTGTCCGGCGTTTCCAACGCGAAAGTGGCCGATACCTTGAGCGCATACTATTCCGGATTGAAGTTGACCGATTTTCGCGAAGGCGATCATGTGGTCCCGGTCTACTTCCGATTGCGGCCAGAGGATCGCGTTGACCTGCAGAGCATGGACGCGGCCTACGTCGAAGGCACCAACGGGAAACTGCCGCTCAATTCGGTCGCAAAGATCGTCCCCAGTTGGCAACCGGGGAAGATCGAGCGCCGCGACCAGAACCGCACGGTCAAGGTGTTTGCCGAGGTGGAAGACGGTGTATCCGGGAACGACGTGGTGCTTCGCGTGTGGAATTCGGACCGCATGGCAAGGCTGCGTGATTCGCTGCCACTGGGTTACAAAATTGAAATTGGTGGGGCGTTGGAAGAGAGTCAAGACGCGGCCAGTCGAATGATGATTTCTTTTGGCATTTCCTTCTTGGCCATCATTCTAATCTTGGTTATTCAGTACAACGGTTGGTCCAAAACACTTGTGATCTTGATGACGCTGCCACTGGCCGTGATCGGGGCTTGGTTTGGGCTTTGGCTGACCGATAATCCGCTCGGCTTCATGCCCCAGCTTGGCCTGCTTTCCTTGTTCGGCATCGTTCTCAACACCGGGATCATTTTCATTGAGTTCGCCGACATACTGATCACGCAAAAGAGCGTCGTTGCAGCGAGGTCTGAATCTGCCGATGGTCCCATCGTCGGTCTGACGCGGCAAGAGTTTCGCGAGTGTTTGGTCGCCGCTGGCAAGCAACGCATGCTGCCGATCTTTCTTACTACTGCGACAACGGTCGGAGGATTGTTCCCGCTCGCGTTGGGAGGTGGCCCACTCTGGGAAGGTATGGCATGGCTAATGATCTACGGTCTGCTCGTTGCAACCTTGTTGACGCTTTACATCGTGCCGGCGCTGTACGCGATCATCGTCGAAACATTCGGCGTCAAGCCAATCGAAACTCCTATCGCCGCCGCGCCAAGTTAG
- a CDS encoding HlyD family secretion protein, whose protein sequence is MIPERRPRPVATAVLSQRLPPNAALVTASTGTWKSEQLGFEVAGRIEFVAEQNTAIDGRIRDAEGKLIVEGTPIARVESERYQLAVANAEASVARAEQDLIVGRNDLKETIPAQIDAANASLELAKVEYDRSRQLGRQNAISQSELDRAKSTYENAVAQLRQLVASEKSQQAQIASLESALLQAKQGLRDAQRDLEDCTLYSSFQGVISDASVVPGSLVSAGTPVVTLQMMDPIKVELEVSGEQSRRLQRTETLHRRRFGAVASRCVAVAGR, encoded by the coding sequence TTGATTCCCGAGCGTCGTCCTCGGCCGGTTGCGACCGCGGTCCTCAGCCAGCGGTTGCCACCCAACGCGGCACTGGTGACAGCATCAACCGGAACTTGGAAGTCGGAACAGCTCGGATTCGAGGTCGCAGGTCGAATTGAATTTGTCGCGGAGCAAAACACGGCAATTGATGGACGGATCCGCGATGCCGAAGGCAAGTTGATCGTTGAGGGAACTCCGATCGCGAGAGTTGAGAGCGAGCGGTACCAACTGGCCGTCGCCAATGCGGAAGCCTCGGTTGCTCGCGCCGAGCAAGACTTGATCGTTGGAAGAAACGATTTGAAGGAAACCATTCCGGCCCAAATTGATGCGGCGAACGCGTCGTTGGAATTGGCAAAAGTCGAGTACGACCGTAGCCGGCAACTCGGAAGACAGAATGCGATTTCACAAAGTGAACTCGACAGGGCAAAGTCGACTTATGAGAACGCCGTCGCTCAATTGAGGCAATTGGTCGCTTCAGAAAAATCGCAGCAGGCTCAGATCGCATCGCTTGAGAGTGCTTTGTTGCAAGCCAAACAAGGCCTCCGAGATGCACAGAGAGATCTCGAAGACTGCACTTTATATTCCTCGTTTCAAGGCGTGATCTCCGACGCGTCAGTCGTACCCGGAAGTCTGGTCAGCGCTGGTACCCCCGTGGTGACGCTTCAAATGATGGACCCCATCAAGGTGGAGTTAGAGGTCTCCGGTGAGCAGTCGCGGAGGCTGCAACGGACCGAAACGCTTCACCGTCGGCGTTTCGGTGCTGTTGCTTCTCGCTGTGTTGCAGTTGCCGGTCGGTAG
- a CDS encoding SDR family NAD(P)-dependent oxidoreductase, with protein sequence MKNRKVCLVVGASSGIGKAAAEALAGRGHRVYGTSRDASRVTTANVVGLDLEINDDHSIREAVGKILEAEKRIDAMFYAAGFYTAGAIEETTPEQIHQQLDAYFVGAHRVTRALLPHFRKVGAGRLLYMSSNAGDAALPYHAIYSCSKAALQIYCDGLRYEVEPLGIQVSYLQNGGVKTGAEASFRRAAEPVAAYDGPRDRAIAAFHRMQQKGPEPKAIGATVADAIEARTMKPVIRADNFSKLIGFLGAVMPAKLFRSQLRKSLDIA encoded by the coding sequence ATGAAAAATCGCAAAGTCTGTTTGGTCGTTGGTGCTTCGTCGGGAATTGGGAAAGCTGCCGCAGAAGCATTGGCCGGGCGGGGTCACCGAGTCTATGGAACCAGCCGAGATGCTTCGCGTGTGACCACCGCCAACGTTGTCGGCTTGGACCTGGAAATCAACGACGATCACTCCATTCGTGAGGCGGTCGGAAAGATTCTGGAAGCTGAAAAGCGGATCGATGCGATGTTCTACGCGGCGGGCTTTTACACGGCCGGGGCGATTGAAGAGACGACGCCGGAACAGATACACCAGCAGCTCGATGCCTATTTCGTCGGTGCTCATCGTGTCACGCGCGCTCTACTGCCTCACTTCCGAAAAGTCGGTGCGGGTCGCCTATTGTACATGAGCTCAAATGCCGGGGACGCGGCTTTACCATACCACGCTATTTACTCTTGCAGCAAAGCTGCTCTTCAAATTTATTGCGATGGGTTGCGGTATGAAGTCGAGCCATTGGGTATCCAGGTTTCGTACTTGCAAAACGGTGGCGTGAAAACCGGTGCCGAAGCAAGTTTCCGTCGAGCCGCCGAACCCGTTGCCGCGTACGACGGACCGCGTGATCGGGCTATCGCCGCTTTCCATCGGATGCAGCAAAAAGGTCCGGAACCAAAAGCCATCGGCGCGACCGTTGCCGACGCGATCGAAGCAAGGACGATGAAGCCGGTAATTCGGGCGGACAATTTTTCAAAACTGATTGGATTTCTCGGTGCCGTGATGCCTGCCAAACTGTTCAGAAGTCAATTGAGAAAATCGCTGGACATCGCGTGA
- a CDS encoding PQQ-binding-like beta-propeller repeat protein, with translation MESVNDLTPKVADDPMPSGNDSWAALRTWPAIGLLSLMMIAKGLPWLFSEPPQSVQVASLLGPAAAALLLIVWWLFASRAGRKEKVGGLFGLGVVAGLTFLLLHPTMRVLPAVVFFVPIGVAAFALPLVTLPRSPTRRVPCAILLSLVGFGFWGLLQFGGTSGMFAFEFDWRWNPSAEQRYLASLSERSDLSAEMILSDAKVSEPITTATAQWPGFRGANRDSVVRGVSISPDWKSSPPKELWRRLIGPGWSSFAVAGDNLFTQEQRGNDEAVMCLDATTGEPRWSRTHAARFYEGIGGAGPRATPTIGNDVLYTLGAEGQLAALNPRTGKEIWTRELRQDAGREPPIWGWSSSPLLVGDLIIVHAGGESDKGLLAYDATTGEPAWSSPSGVDSYSSPHTATLCGVEGLLMITDAGIQFLNPSDGSEIWSFGQPGEGYRILQPLIIGDRVLMGSSQGSGTYCLQVSRDSDQWQVKLEWLSRDMKPDFNDFVVYQDHLYGFDSGILACVDLKSGKRKWKRGRYGKGQLLLLADAGQLLIVSENGDLVLVQATPENLDELASIDAIDGKTWNHPVLIENRVYLRNGAEAVCFELAVQ, from the coding sequence ATGGAAAGCGTCAACGACTTGACCCCGAAGGTTGCCGACGACCCAATGCCATCGGGCAACGACAGCTGGGCGGCACTGAGGACCTGGCCAGCGATCGGCCTGTTGTCACTGATGATGATCGCGAAAGGCTTGCCATGGTTGTTTTCGGAGCCTCCGCAGTCCGTCCAAGTCGCCAGTCTGTTGGGGCCTGCCGCCGCCGCTTTGTTGTTGATCGTTTGGTGGCTCTTCGCCAGCCGTGCGGGCAGAAAGGAGAAAGTTGGCGGTCTGTTTGGCCTGGGTGTCGTCGCAGGTCTTACATTCTTGCTACTTCATCCAACGATGCGGGTGTTACCGGCGGTCGTATTCTTCGTCCCGATTGGTGTTGCAGCGTTTGCTCTTCCGCTAGTGACACTTCCACGCTCTCCGACGCGACGTGTTCCCTGTGCGATCTTGCTATCGTTGGTCGGATTCGGTTTCTGGGGCTTGTTGCAGTTTGGGGGTACCTCGGGAATGTTCGCGTTTGAGTTCGACTGGCGATGGAATCCGTCAGCTGAACAGCGTTACCTGGCCTCTCTTTCGGAACGCTCGGACCTGAGTGCGGAAATGATATTGTCCGACGCGAAAGTTAGCGAACCGATCACGACAGCCACTGCCCAGTGGCCTGGTTTCCGTGGCGCGAACCGGGACAGCGTTGTTCGGGGCGTTTCGATTTCGCCCGATTGGAAATCGTCGCCGCCCAAAGAGCTTTGGCGAAGACTGATCGGTCCAGGTTGGTCTTCATTCGCTGTAGCGGGCGACAATCTATTTACGCAAGAACAGCGAGGAAATGACGAAGCGGTCATGTGCCTTGATGCAACAACTGGCGAGCCTCGTTGGTCACGAACGCATGCCGCCCGGTTCTATGAGGGTATCGGTGGCGCAGGGCCTCGTGCAACTCCCACAATCGGAAATGATGTCCTCTACACGCTCGGGGCAGAAGGGCAGCTCGCGGCACTGAATCCAAGAACTGGAAAAGAAATTTGGACGAGAGAACTCCGACAAGACGCCGGCCGAGAGCCGCCGATCTGGGGTTGGTCTTCGTCGCCTTTACTGGTCGGCGACTTGATCATCGTTCACGCCGGCGGCGAAAGCGACAAAGGCTTGTTGGCTTACGATGCAACAACCGGTGAACCAGCTTGGTCGAGCCCATCGGGCGTCGACAGCTATAGCTCGCCTCACACGGCAACGCTTTGCGGAGTGGAAGGTTTGTTAATGATTACCGACGCTGGAATCCAGTTCCTCAATCCTTCTGACGGTTCGGAGATTTGGAGCTTCGGTCAACCCGGCGAAGGCTATCGGATACTGCAACCATTGATCATCGGTGACCGAGTGCTGATGGGAAGCAGCCAAGGCAGCGGAACGTACTGCCTACAAGTCAGCCGAGACTCCGATCAGTGGCAAGTGAAGTTGGAATGGTTATCAAGAGACATGAAACCTGACTTTAACGACTTCGTTGTTTACCAAGATCACTTGTATGGATTCGACTCGGGCATCCTTGCGTGCGTCGATCTCAAATCCGGCAAACGAAAGTGGAAACGAGGACGATACGGAAAAGGCCAACTGCTATTGCTAGCCGATGCAGGGCAGCTCCTGATCGTCTCCGAGAATGGTGACCTGGTCTTGGTACAGGCGACACCAGAAAATCTGGATGAGTTGGCATCTATCGATGCCATCGACGGCAAGACCTGGAATCATCCGGTGCTGATTGAAAATCGCGTCTACCTACGAAACGGTGCCGAGGCAGTTTGCTTTGAGCTCGCGGTCCAATAG
- a CDS encoding putative sensor domain DACNV-containing protein, with protein sequence MIERSLYPVDLSNVLRKRWGEEAFDAAELPNDSILESLIDTAYQASLLREESDPVQCRIMVASPDDVELAAVAKADGLYSIEFEDQSALSAHEIRKMAAAAGYYRSLIAVNVDASENTINIWGMVVTGANWVNHTEFTVHDAAALPGKLVIHVLGAGHLIFAKGLRRVVETVGGQRLPEGFDPFRSNCLPNRFKTFRDRQLSKLNLVSHSDGMCKPCDSFARDVSQSVIRRVLSLVRGRGHGGMIIYVSDALDPRLDKWLRMRIRFKPGDSTMRFEQLLLKVVQRAVEVGAMNGLSKVRWQDFLQMHDASLAKLHNSLVEYSHFLADLMSVDGALVIDHELRLIGFGGEILGDSHVSSIERAIDLEAEKSVTESADSSGTRHRSAYRLVSSVQDAIAMVVSQDGGVRFVAHEGGRLVYWPYLP encoded by the coding sequence ATGATCGAGCGTTCATTGTATCCCGTTGACTTGAGTAACGTTCTGCGGAAACGTTGGGGGGAAGAAGCCTTTGATGCGGCGGAACTTCCAAATGACTCGATTTTAGAATCGCTCATTGATACAGCCTATCAAGCAAGTTTGTTGCGAGAAGAAAGCGATCCGGTCCAGTGCCGAATTATGGTTGCGTCGCCCGACGACGTCGAGCTTGCGGCCGTGGCAAAGGCAGACGGACTGTATTCCATTGAATTTGAGGACCAAAGCGCGCTTTCGGCGCATGAGATCCGTAAGATGGCGGCAGCTGCCGGATACTACCGATCTTTAATTGCAGTCAACGTGGACGCGAGCGAGAATACGATCAACATTTGGGGAATGGTGGTCACGGGAGCAAATTGGGTGAATCATACGGAATTCACCGTTCACGATGCCGCCGCGTTGCCAGGGAAATTGGTGATCCATGTTCTCGGAGCCGGGCATTTGATTTTTGCGAAGGGGCTCCGCCGTGTGGTGGAAACCGTTGGCGGACAAAGACTGCCAGAGGGCTTTGATCCGTTTCGATCCAATTGCCTTCCGAACCGTTTCAAGACCTTTCGCGACAGGCAGTTGAGCAAGCTCAATTTGGTTTCGCACAGTGACGGGATGTGCAAGCCTTGTGATTCCTTTGCTCGCGATGTCAGCCAAAGTGTGATTCGACGAGTGCTGAGTTTGGTGCGTGGGCGTGGTCATGGTGGAATGATTATCTACGTCAGCGATGCGCTGGACCCGCGTTTGGACAAATGGCTACGGATGAGGATACGGTTCAAACCAGGCGACTCGACAATGCGTTTTGAGCAACTGTTGTTGAAGGTCGTGCAGCGAGCTGTGGAAGTGGGCGCGATGAACGGGCTTTCCAAAGTTCGCTGGCAAGACTTCCTTCAAATGCATGATGCGTCGCTAGCCAAGCTTCACAACTCGCTGGTCGAATACAGCCATTTCCTGGCCGACTTGATGAGCGTCGATGGTGCGCTGGTGATCGATCACGAACTGAGGCTGATCGGATTCGGCGGAGAGATTCTTGGAGATTCACACGTCAGCAGCATTGAACGAGCAATTGATCTTGAAGCGGAAAAGTCGGTTACCGAGTCCGCCGACTCATCCGGAACACGACATCGTTCAGCCTATCGATTGGTGAGCAGCGTCCAGGACGCGATCGCCATGGTCGTGTCGCAGGATGGTGGCGTGCGTTTTGTCGCCCACGAAGGCGGACGACTCGTGTATTGGCCTTACCTTCCATAG
- a CDS encoding esterase/lipase family protein encodes MAGYFECVKLVWPQIVAESSDPGSATNQKAKQLYDSALGKLVESAIRFERFDPIRGVLISGRASDQRWLPVRYQGFPWEPQDFAVMDVVGECRLTGDAPIQQQSGMGVPLLVRSARTLPFEIPDPVFSATAVVHPVFTGRAEEFILDLINPLMIRELSIQVEPPSQLEIASYWRSVPIAFNLSAPYAFLETTKGEHGVERLLRPAKHDATEFGLRMAEPFQTGKIPVIFIHGLASSETAWHPMLNEIRTHPDLVAKFQFWTFVYRTSLTFPEAAAVLRAELAKLRNHYDPLRRDRSLDQTVLVGHSMGGLLAKLQVTTSTNQIENAIFTDGLEQVELPAEVKAKVKSMVTFQPSEEVARVIFIGTPHQGSRLADGSLGQVASRLAKLPQDALSDSEQILQNSVGIRNPAYKRIPKSVDLLRSDDPVLAAVFRLPVADGVHLHSIIGTGHKTLIKREPTDGVVPVSSARHPGTDTELLIDANHYLHTHIETINEVIRILRLHRDDEVVRDQPPRCEPLHKRSDC; translated from the coding sequence TTGGCGGGTTACTTTGAATGCGTTAAGCTCGTCTGGCCGCAAATCGTCGCCGAATCTTCTGATCCTGGGTCCGCAACCAACCAAAAAGCGAAGCAGCTTTACGATTCGGCGTTGGGCAAGCTGGTGGAATCCGCGATCCGGTTTGAGCGATTCGACCCCATCCGTGGCGTGCTGATTTCGGGACGAGCCAGCGACCAGCGATGGTTGCCGGTCCGTTACCAGGGCTTCCCCTGGGAACCACAGGACTTCGCTGTGATGGATGTCGTCGGGGAATGTCGGCTGACGGGAGATGCTCCCATCCAACAGCAGTCGGGAATGGGTGTTCCGCTGTTGGTAAGGTCCGCTCGAACGCTTCCTTTTGAAATACCAGACCCAGTGTTTTCGGCAACCGCCGTTGTTCATCCCGTCTTCACGGGGCGAGCGGAAGAGTTCATCTTGGACTTAATCAATCCGTTGATGATCAGGGAACTCAGTATTCAAGTGGAACCGCCAAGCCAGCTTGAAATCGCAAGTTATTGGCGAAGCGTGCCAATCGCGTTCAATCTCTCTGCTCCGTATGCCTTCCTCGAAACCACCAAGGGAGAGCACGGCGTCGAACGACTCCTTCGCCCAGCCAAGCATGATGCAACCGAGTTTGGACTTCGGATGGCCGAGCCGTTCCAGACTGGAAAGATTCCGGTCATCTTCATCCACGGTTTGGCATCCAGCGAGACGGCATGGCACCCGATGCTGAATGAAATTCGCACGCATCCCGATCTGGTCGCGAAGTTTCAGTTTTGGACGTTCGTTTATCGAACCAGTCTAACATTCCCCGAAGCAGCAGCCGTTCTGAGGGCTGAGCTCGCGAAGCTGCGAAATCATTACGATCCCCTTCGCCGAGACCGTTCGCTCGATCAAACGGTTTTGGTCGGACACAGCATGGGCGGATTGCTCGCGAAGTTGCAAGTCACCACCAGTACCAACCAAATTGAGAATGCGATTTTCACCGATGGTCTGGAGCAAGTGGAGTTGCCGGCGGAGGTAAAGGCGAAAGTAAAATCCATGGTGACCTTCCAACCCTCCGAAGAAGTCGCTCGCGTGATCTTTATCGGCACGCCTCATCAAGGATCGCGGCTGGCTGATGGAAGCCTCGGCCAAGTGGCATCGCGGTTGGCGAAGTTGCCTCAAGACGCGCTAAGTGACTCCGAACAAATCCTCCAAAACAGCGTCGGTATTCGCAATCCCGCCTACAAGCGAATCCCCAAGAGCGTTGATCTACTTCGTTCAGACGACCCAGTCTTGGCGGCGGTGTTTCGTTTACCCGTTGCCGACGGAGTTCACTTGCACTCGATCATCGGTACGGGGCACAAAACACTTATCAAACGAGAACCAACAGACGGCGTCGTGCCGGTTTCCAGCGCAAGGCATCCCGGTACCGACACTGAACTTTTGATCGACGCCAACCACTACCTGCACACACACATAGAGACGATCAACGAGGTCATCCGCATCCTGCGACTGCATCGCGACGATGAAGTCGTGCGCGACCAACCACCGCGGTGCGAACCGCTTCATAAACGATCGGACTGCTAA